The Arachidicoccus terrestris genome includes the window GGAGTATGGTACGGATGAATTTCAGGTAGGAGGAGACCGTACGATGGAAATGTGGAATTCATACAGCAGCAATTTAAATTCCCAGACAGCACATGCCAGAGATATATGGGATAATATGTATGGCAATATCAATTCAGCTAATATTGTCATTGAGAATGTGCCTAAGTATTATGGAGGAGGAATTGATAAAGATACCAGACTGGGAGAAGGCTATTTTATGCGCGCCTTCGATTATTTTAAATTGGTGAAGCAATACGGAGGAGTGCCACTTAAACTTACACAATCTACGTCGGTGGAAAGAGCGTTTACGAGGGCTTCTGAACAACAGGTATATCAGCAGGTGATTGATGATTTTACAAAGGCTTATGATTTGCTTCCTGAAACGCCCGCGGCAACCGGTAGAATTACGAAGTATGCTGCGGCACATTTTCTGGCCAAAGCTTATCTATTCAGAGCCAGTGAACTCTATGACAGCTGGAACAGTGAAACGAAAGAGGCCGACCTGCGCAATGCTGTGAAGTATGCGGATCTTGTAATTAACAGTGGCCATTATAGCCTGGCTCCCAATTATAGTGATCTTTGGAATTTTGAAGCAGTAGACGGCCCCAATGAGCAACTTAATGAAATTATTCTTGCTGCTCAATTCTCTAACAATACGGCCACGCAGGGAAGGTATGGTAATCAGGTGCATTTATATTATCCTTCTGTGTATCAGAATCTACCGGGTATGCAGCGAGACATTCCCGGCGATAGAGAATTCCAACGTATGCGTAGTACGGATTATCTATTGGATGTATTTGACAGGGTCAACGACTCGAGGTTCTGGAAGAGCTTTAAGACAAGCTATCTGTGTAACAAGCCGTCCGGTGCCCCAAAATGGACCGCAGATTATGCGCCAAACGCTTCTGAGATAGGACAACCTAAGTTTGCAGGAGGGCAAGAGTCTATTCGCTATATTGTCAATGGCGCAGGCGACAGCAGATACACCGCGGATAATATCAACTATAGGGCCCCTAGTATGTATGTCCATTATTTTAGTGGAGAAGCTAATAATTATAAAGGCGAACATGGAAATTACACTACCAGTCAATATGTGGCGTTATCCAAATTTATGGATGGTTCAAGGAGCACTGTTGCGTCGCAGTTTGGCCAGCGGGACGGTATTCTGGCCCGACTGGCAGAAACCTATCTTATAGCTGCAGAAGCTTATGGCCGCTTGGGCGAATATGATAAGGCGCTCCCTTATATTAACAAAGTAAGGGACAGGGCCGCTTATAAAGATGGCGAAGATCGTTCTTTTTATGTGGATGGAGGTGTTGCCTACAAAAACAATTCTTCCGCCAATGCTGCGACATATGTTTCCTATTCTGATCATAATACATACTATGAATCCAATAAT containing:
- a CDS encoding RagB/SusD family nutrient uptake outer membrane protein, with the protein product MNRYIRYGVLGISFGLCTIQSCKKGFLDENLVTSLNTDDFKTQQGLDALVTGMYQSLRFHFNYEWAYTTTEYGTDEFQVGGDRTMEMWNSYSSNLNSQTAHARDIWDNMYGNINSANIVIENVPKYYGGGIDKDTRLGEGYFMRAFDYFKLVKQYGGVPLKLTQSTSVERAFTRASEQQVYQQVIDDFTKAYDLLPETPAATGRITKYAAAHFLAKAYLFRASELYDSWNSETKEADLRNAVKYADLVINSGHYSLAPNYSDLWNFEAVDGPNEQLNEIILAAQFSNNTATQGRYGNQVHLYYPSVYQNLPGMQRDIPGDREFQRMRSTDYLLDVFDRVNDSRFWKSFKTSYLCNKPSGAPKWTADYAPNASEIGQPKFAGGQESIRYIVNGAGDSRYTADNINYRAPSMYVHYFSGEANNYKGEHGNYTTSQYVALSKFMDGSRSTVASQFGQRDGILARLAETYLIAAEAYGRLGEYDKALPYINKVRDRAAYKDGEDRSFYVDGGVAYKNNSSANAATYVSYSDHNTYYESNNLPETTKGSTLNEMHLNSVTDIFNSTHDFYDVLGVSSNEAKFIAFILNERSRELAGELMRWEDLARTKTLIKRDNAFNVEATPTDKDYLRPIPQSFLDAIQIDGSALSADQKEAMQNPGW